From a single Mobula birostris isolate sMobBir1 chromosome 13, sMobBir1.hap1, whole genome shotgun sequence genomic region:
- the LOC140207891 gene encoding scavenger receptor cysteine-rich type 1 protein M130-like, whose amino-acid sequence TDAFECQGNESGLWDCPFSSGAHRCTHENDVSVICSGNSVARLVDGDSRCSGRVEIQHGGQWGTLCDEYFSLEDAAVVCEQLQCGAVKETPRDAYFGTGNGPVWKDNYICLGNESRLADCQVSAWSQISCSHGNDASLICTDEMWSLRLTEGGSRCDGQVEVYDNGRWSRIQDNFWTINEANVVCKQLRCGVATSSDIASGYRGKEGPVWVTDLQCEGNESHLQNCRTSIFNRSSSDFIGVGVLCSGHLQLRLSGSEDPCAGQLEVYYRGSWGMVCDDSWDLVDANVVCRQLGCGYALEYKTHGYCGRRPPPVWLDEVRCSGNETFLWECPSAPWAEHDCSQKEAVTLTCSEHKKLRLQDGGSRCKGRIEVWYNRTWGTVCSTNLYGKSAEVICKQMKCGPMNNIYPGSYQFGKGRGPIWLDEIECTSHESTLWQCQSQPWGKHQCDHTEDAGVACEETNMTEGITERGCLQENAFSSFPLKDVPLRLVSSNHNCSGKLEVWFNDSWGTVCDDSWDLADANVVCRQLRCGLALWAPEDVKMTQAAGPVWLDEVKCTGSEPFLSSCRSSSFGQHDCDHKEDVIVLCSGSGVTPTERNNSDFGNWTPSIMVTVCITLGFVFIIELLILVTIARRRSAISDALMSGYGSPVDFYQAIYEEIENIPPFKKFTEMQGSVTGSIPSINEAEYYTNDYLYSACHDLQDPEGLFSNIHEAQS is encoded by the exons ACTGATGCCTTTGAATGTCAGGGTAATGAGTCGGGGCTGTGGGACTGTCCATTCTCTTCAGGAGCTCATCGTTGCACCCATGAGAATGATGTCAGTGTGATCTGCTCTG GGAATTCTGTAGCACGACTCGTTGATGGGGACAGCAGATGTTCTGGCCGGGTGGAAATTCAGCACGGGGGCCAGTGGGGAACACTTTGTGATGAGTACTTCAGCTTGGAAGATGCTGCCGTGGTCTGTGAACAGCTGCAGTGTGGTGCAGTAAAGGAAACTCCCAGAGATGCATACTTTGGCACAGGAAACGGGCCGGTGTGGAAGGATAACTACATTTGTTTGGGCAATGAGTCCCGATTAGCTGATTGCCAAGTCTCAGCGTGGAGTCAGATCAGCTGTTCGCATGGAAATGACGCCAGCCTAATCTGCACCG ATGAAATGTGGTCTCTGCGGCTGACCGAAGGGGGAAGCCGCTGCGACGGCCAGGTGGAGGTTTATgataatggcagatggagcagaataCAGGATAACTTTTGGACTATCAATGAAGCCAACGTCGTCTGTAAGCAACTGCGTTGCGGTGTGGCCACATCCTCCGACATCGCCTCGGGGTACAGAGGGAAAGAAGGGCCCGTGTGGGTGACCGACCTTCAGTGTGAAGGAAACGAATCTCATCTCCAAAATTGCAGGACATCCATATTCAATCGGTCTTCCTCTGACTTCATCGGCGTTGGCGTCCTATGTTCAG GCCACTTGCAGTTACGACTCTCCGGAAGTGAAGATCCATGTGCTGGTCAGCTAGAGGTTTATTACCGTGGATCTTGGGGCATGGTTTGTGACGACTCCTGGGATCTGGTCGACGCCAACGTGGTCTGCAGACAACTGGGTTGTGGATATGCTTTGGAGTATAAAACTCACGGTTACTGCGGAAGACGCCCTCCCCCAGTTTGGTTAGATGAAGTGAGATGCTCGGGTAACGAAACATTTCTCTGGGAATGTCCATCAGCACCATGGGCCGAACATGACTGCAGTCAAAAAGAAGCTGTGACATTGACATGCTCTG AGCACAAAAAGTTGCGCCTGCAGGACGGAGGTAGTCGATGCAAAGGACGAATTGAAGTGTGGTACAACAGGACCTGGGGAACAGTCTGTTCCACGAACCTTTATGGCAAGTCTGCAGAAGTGATTTGCAAACAAATGAAATGTGGACCAATGAATAATATTTATCCTGGCTCATATCAATTTGGAAAGGGACGTGGACCTATATGGTTGGATGAGATTGAATGTACTTCACACGAATCGACCCTTTGGCAGTGTCAGTCGCAACCGTGGGGAAAACACCAGTGTGACCATACTGAGGATGCAGGAGTTGCTTGCGAAG AAACCAATATGACGGAAGGAATCACTGAAAGAGGCTGCTTGCAAGAAAACGcattctcctctttccctttaaaAG ATGTTCCATTGCGTCTTGTTAGCAGCAATCACAACTGCTCCGGAAAGCTTGAAGTCTGGTTTAATGACAGCTGGGGCACGGTGTGTGACGACTCTTGGGATCTGGCTGATGCCAATGTTGTCTGTAGACAGCTAAGGTGTGGCCTTGCTCTCTGGGCTCCAGAAGATGTTAAAATGACCCAGGCAGCCGGTCCTGTCTGGCTTGATGAAGTAAAATGCACGGGAAGTGAACCTTTTCTGTCCAGCTGTCGTTCCTCATCATTTGGTCAACACGACTGTGATCACAAAGAAGATGTCATCGTTCTTTGTTCTG GTTCCGGAGTGACTCCTACTGAACGCAACAATTCAG ATTTTGGAAACTGGACCCCATCCATCATGGTTACTGTCTGCATAACCCTTGGATTTGTATTCATCATTGAGTTATTAATACTGGTGACGATAGCAAGGAGACGGTCAGCAATCAGTG ATGCACTAATGAGTGGCTATGGATCACCTGTTGACTTTTACCAAGCAATTTACGAGGAAATTGAGAATATTCCACCATTCAAGAAATTTACTGAGATGCAAGGTTCAG TTACTGGATCCATTCCTTCCATTAATGAAGCCGAATATTACACCAACGACTATCTATATAGTGCATGTCATGATCTACAAGACCCTGAAGGGTTGTTTTCCAATATTCATG AGGCCCAGTCGTAG